The Kineothrix sp. MB12-C1 genome includes a window with the following:
- a CDS encoding DUF5048 domain-containing protein: MITKYDLDLMTQLSIHYNIKIEILKENGTILDVLQGTIVGGSASIDSTSSVRRTFSVTLIPTLFDRNDTKISEEGVVWINKELRLYLGVLDLRKQEYIYYSMGHYVYTNTSGNYDATTNQLVINCNDYISKLDGTKNGQLGALTTRIPAYEENPNTGAVIKYNVIREAMVTVLTQLGYIRNYVVDDIGEYKAMPQNNDKWQDYRKENTLWNAIPYDLEFSSGISVLTILEKLRDLYPNYEMFFDTQNTFICQMIPSCYRDNIVFSNEFLKSIYVSENTSTELNKVRNICEVWGKVIDADFYTENCTYANNLYTCTINGYDEKYYNGDIVAIKIPSANSADAKININGLGAISIMDENTDTAIKSNALEKGVVFVFKIKSKRINNTTVFYAYLLGHWQAHGLNVLTDGTIGDNYKFSDGTTLKKYSKEYFQKKYNCESIEFQTIQNSPFTVQKIGEILDVKTGGEYENITSDSLALSRAEWENWKNARLTDSITLTTNLVPFYDVNIKVSYQTSDSDRAEQYIIKSVSHDFSSWTSTITMYKFYPLYDDIVKEMGTHKALSEYKHGVLSKYTHKELEQLIGGENY, encoded by the coding sequence ATGATAACTAAATATGACTTAGATTTAATGACTCAGCTTTCCATTCATTATAATATTAAAATAGAAATATTAAAAGAAAACGGAACTATTTTGGATGTCCTGCAAGGTACTATTGTGGGCGGTTCTGCTTCCATTGACAGCACCTCTTCCGTTCGAAGGACTTTCTCTGTTACATTGATTCCCACATTATTTGACCGTAACGATACTAAGATATCGGAAGAAGGCGTAGTCTGGATCAATAAAGAACTACGCCTGTATCTTGGCGTACTAGACTTAAGAAAACAAGAATATATCTATTATTCTATGGGACATTATGTCTATACCAATACATCCGGTAATTACGATGCCACTACGAATCAGCTCGTTATCAATTGCAATGACTATATTTCCAAATTGGATGGAACCAAAAACGGACAATTGGGAGCTCTTACTACTCGCATACCAGCCTATGAAGAGAATCCAAACACAGGAGCCGTTATAAAATATAACGTAATTCGTGAAGCGATGGTCACTGTTTTAACGCAACTCGGCTATATTAGGAATTATGTGGTAGACGATATCGGTGAATATAAGGCCATGCCGCAAAATAATGACAAATGGCAGGACTATAGAAAAGAAAATACTCTATGGAATGCTATTCCATACGATTTAGAGTTTTCATCCGGAATCTCTGTTCTTACCATTTTGGAAAAGCTTCGTGACCTATATCCCAATTATGAAATGTTTTTCGATACACAAAACACCTTTATCTGTCAAATGATTCCAAGTTGCTATAGAGACAATATAGTGTTTTCAAATGAATTCCTCAAATCTATTTATGTTTCTGAAAATACAAGCACAGAATTAAATAAAGTAAGAAATATCTGCGAAGTATGGGGAAAAGTGATTGATGCCGATTTCTACACAGAAAATTGTACATACGCTAACAACCTCTACACATGTACGATAAACGGCTATGATGAAAAATACTATAATGGTGATATTGTGGCAATTAAGATTCCATCCGCCAATAGTGCAGATGCTAAAATAAATATTAACGGATTGGGAGCCATCAGCATCATGGACGAAAACACAGATACTGCCATTAAGAGCAACGCCTTGGAAAAGGGCGTTGTTTTCGTCTTCAAAATAAAATCCAAGAGGATAAATAATACAACTGTATTTTATGCGTATTTACTCGGTCATTGGCAGGCCCACGGCTTAAACGTTCTCACCGACGGAACAATCGGTGACAATTATAAATTCTCTGATGGAACTACTTTGAAAAAGTATTCCAAGGAATATTTCCAGAAAAAATATAATTGCGAAAGTATAGAGTTTCAGACAATACAGAACTCTCCTTTCACTGTACAAAAAATCGGTGAAATATTAGACGTAAAAACCGGCGGTGAATACGAAAATATCACCTCCGACTCTCTCGCCCTCTCCCGTGCCGAATGGGAAAATTGGAAAAATGCAAGATTAACTGACAGCATCACCTTAACAACAAATCTCGTTCCCTTTTATGATGTCAATATAAAGGTGTCCTATCAAACATCTGATTCTGACAGAGCAGAACAATATATTATCAAATCGGTCAGCCATGATTTCTCTTCCTGGACATCAACGATTACCATGTATAAATTCTATCCTTTATATGATGATATTGTAAAAGAAATGGGAACACACAAGGCATTATCCGAATATAAACACGGGGTGTTAAGTAAATATACCCACAAAGAATTAGAACAATTAATTGGAGGTGAAAACTATTAA
- a CDS encoding GH25 family lysozyme has translation MSTKVNNIIQHFENLYKNKAIYLWGANAEIITPALCDKLHKTYGNSTYNKTYYENKLKEGLGRIGADCSGALFPVSGFDTTAQNYYSKCYEKGVISSLPRNKACLVFKGSSASAINHVGFYCGNGHVIEMKSSKDNCVKATLDGNGWKWYGIPTWIDYSSTGTSNTSSSLTAPTSKCIDVSSYQGNVDWKKVKSAGMNKAILKIIRKDLTPDKKFEEYYLGCKETNIDVIGVYNYSYATTAAKAKIDAQKVLSVLNGRRLKIWLDVEDKCQQGLGATLKDIINAYQEVIESAGYDFGVYTGMSFYTSYIKPYISQIKCNDWWIARYYNSYNKMDLSINPNEQYNPKNTIAREIYAWQYTSSGQVPGIIGNVDINILYNVPSSNTNNNTPNTNTDSSTSNSFTETSITFLGKITTASTNLTIRSQPNTGAARLGHYAKDSVVQLLAKTSNGWYRTDKGYISGDYVSTVMGQVYNCGGLNFRTTYSSDTSANIIKALKSGEEMTLLREENGWYQSKLNDGTVGWVSKKYIRMI, from the coding sequence ATGTCTACTAAAGTCAACAATATAATACAACACTTTGAAAATTTATATAAAAATAAAGCCATCTACCTATGGGGTGCAAACGCTGAAATCATCACTCCCGCTCTCTGCGATAAGCTTCACAAAACCTACGGTAATTCTACATACAATAAAACCTATTACGAAAACAAATTAAAGGAAGGTCTCGGGAGAATCGGTGCTGATTGTTCCGGGGCCTTATTCCCGGTAAGCGGCTTTGATACAACGGCACAAAATTATTACAGCAAATGTTATGAAAAAGGGGTTATCTCATCTTTACCGCGCAATAAAGCATGTCTAGTATTCAAAGGCTCTTCGGCTTCTGCAATTAATCATGTGGGATTTTATTGCGGAAATGGACATGTCATAGAAATGAAATCCAGTAAAGACAATTGTGTGAAGGCTACATTGGATGGAAACGGCTGGAAATGGTACGGTATTCCCACATGGATTGACTACTCTTCTACCGGTACTTCTAATACTTCTTCCTCTTTAACTGCTCCTACCTCCAAATGTATCGATGTCAGCTCATACCAGGGAAATGTCGATTGGAAAAAAGTCAAATCAGCAGGCATGAACAAGGCTATCTTAAAAATTATTCGCAAAGACTTAACTCCTGATAAAAAATTCGAAGAATATTATCTGGGCTGTAAAGAAACTAATATTGACGTTATTGGTGTTTACAATTATAGTTATGCCACTACTGCCGCTAAAGCAAAAATAGATGCTCAGAAAGTCCTCTCCGTATTAAACGGCAGAAGATTAAAAATATGGTTAGATGTAGAGGATAAGTGTCAACAAGGGCTTGGCGCTACCTTAAAAGACATCATCAACGCTTATCAGGAGGTAATTGAGTCTGCCGGATACGATTTCGGAGTATATACGGGAATGAGTTTTTACACTTCATATATTAAGCCATATATAAGTCAAATTAAATGTAATGATTGGTGGATTGCCAGGTATTACAACAGCTATAATAAAATGGATCTGTCGATTAATCCCAATGAGCAGTATAATCCCAAAAATACTATTGCAAGAGAAATCTATGCCTGGCAATATACTTCTAGCGGACAGGTTCCCGGAATCATTGGAAATGTAGATATCAATATACTCTACAACGTCCCAAGCTCTAATACAAACAATAATACACCAAATACAAACACTGATTCTTCCACATCTAATTCTTTTACAGAAACCTCTATCACTTTTCTCGGTAAAATCACCACCGCTTCAACCAATCTCACTATCCGTTCCCAACCAAATACTGGAGCTGCAAGACTTGGCCATTATGCAAAAGATTCTGTCGTACAACTACTTGCCAAGACTTCAAACGGTTGGTATCGTACCGATAAAGGCTATATCTCCGGAGATTATGTAAGCACCGTTATGGGACAGGTTTATAACTGCGGAGGACTTAATTTCAGAACCACCTATAGCTCCGATACTTCCGCTAATATTATTAAGGCTTTGAAATCGGGAGAAGAAATGACACTTTTGAGAGAAGAAAATGGATGGTACCAATCAAAACTAAACGATGGCACCGTAGGCTGGGTTTCGAAAAAATATATAAGAATGATATGA
- a CDS encoding acyltransferase family protein has protein sequence MDDGRRLDYLDNIRWITVLLVIIYHIIYLFNNSGVISNINVKGIPVMDTFLIFVYPWFMCLLFVIAGISSRYSLEKRVDKEFIKDRAQRILVPSLLGIFIYGWVSSVITNQYTDMFVGKGDAIPGVIKYLIYCLAGIGPLWFCHVLFIGSLLIVLIKKIDKKDKLTEICRKINLPVLFAMVFLVWGSSFILNTPLITVYRFGIYLFMMLLGYYVFSNQELIIKLEKVSLPLTIASIVTGIVYVVTYYGQNFADNNVLNDLFSNIYLWICILSILGIGNRFLNFKNKFTQYMTGNNFSFYILHYVVELVLGYLIVTYLDLPFMINYILILLGVIIILPLLVEIVKRIPFVRYMVLGIKKNFAYFLCLVHILY, from the coding sequence ATGGATGATGGCAGAAGGTTGGATTATTTAGATAATATTAGATGGATTACAGTTCTTTTAGTAATTATTTATCATATTATATATTTATTTAATAATAGCGGAGTTATCTCGAATATTAATGTAAAAGGAATACCTGTTATGGATACATTCCTAATATTTGTGTATCCCTGGTTTATGTGTTTATTGTTTGTAATAGCGGGTATTTCGAGTAGATATTCTTTGGAGAAAAGGGTCGATAAGGAATTTATAAAAGACAGAGCCCAAAGGATATTGGTACCGTCTTTGCTCGGTATATTTATTTATGGCTGGGTTTCATCTGTAATCACGAATCAATACACAGATATGTTTGTAGGAAAAGGGGATGCGATACCCGGGGTCATAAAATATCTCATTTATTGTTTGGCGGGGATAGGACCATTATGGTTTTGCCATGTTTTATTTATAGGATCTTTACTGATTGTATTGATAAAGAAAATAGATAAGAAAGATAAGTTAACTGAAATTTGCAGAAAAATAAATTTACCGGTATTATTCGCAATGGTTTTTTTAGTATGGGGAAGCTCATTTATATTGAACACCCCTTTAATAACGGTATATAGATTTGGCATATATTTGTTTATGATGTTGCTCGGATATTATGTTTTTTCCAATCAGGAACTAATTATAAAATTGGAAAAAGTATCGCTCCCCCTCACGATAGCATCAATAGTAACTGGGATTGTATATGTAGTAACATATTATGGTCAAAATTTCGCGGATAATAATGTGTTGAATGATCTGTTCAGCAATATTTATTTATGGATTTGTATATTATCGATTTTAGGTATTGGAAATAGGTTTTTGAACTTTAAAAATAAGTTTACCCAATATATGACCGGAAATAATTTTAGTTTTTATATTTTACATTATGTAGTTGAATTGGTTCTGGGTTATTTAATTGTTACTTATTTGGATTTACCGTTTATGATCAATTATATTTTAATATTGCTTGGAGTAATTATTATATTGCCTCTGTTGGTCGAAATAGTAAAGAGAATACCATTTGTTAGATATATGGTTTTAGGAATTAAGAAAAATTTTGCATATTTTCTATGCCTTGTCCATATACTTTACTAA
- a CDS encoding AbrB/MazE/SpoVT family DNA-binding domain-containing protein: MKKDKYVGICKVGEKGQIVIPKEARDMFNIKPGDSIIVLCDKQKGIALVKSDVIENMSDEILGGDNG; encoded by the coding sequence ATGAAAAAAGATAAATATGTAGGAATTTGCAAAGTTGGAGAAAAAGGACAAATAGTCATTCCAAAAGAGGCAAGAGATATGTTCAATATAAAGCCGGGAGATTCAATTATTGTATTATGCGATAAACAAAAAGGAATAGCACTTGTAAAATCAGATGTAATTGAAAACATGAGCGATGAAATTCTAGGTGGCGATAATGGATGA
- the argS gene encoding arginine--tRNA ligase, producing the protein MNKILDVISDEMKRAFVAAGYSKELGKVTLSNRPDLCEYQCNGAMAGAKQYKKAPIMIAQEVAGELTASEIFEEVSAVAPGFLNLKLKPKFLRDYLLQMSHEPKFGLDMPVKPKKIVIDYGGPNVAKPLHVGHLRSAIIGESIKRIARYAGHEVIGDIHLGDWGLQMGLIVTELEERFPELPYFDESFQGEYPKEAPFTISELEEIYPLASGKSKEDAEYRTKAMNATFKLQNGERGYRALWQHILDVSVADLKKNYRNLNVEFDLWKGESDVHDLIPHMVEDMKAGGYAYISEGALVVDVKEETDTKEIPPCMILKSDGAALYNTTDLATIRERMDQIHPDELIYVVDKRQDLYFEQVFRCARKTKLVEPETELKFLGFGTMNGKDGKPFKTREGGVMRLESLLTEINEEMYKKITDNRTVDEDEARDIARIVALSAVKYGDLSNQASKDYIFDIDRFTSFEGDTGPYILYTIVRIKSILSKYKDMGGSLVEVMLQEPASESEKGLMLQLVSFNAMMESANEEIAPHKVCSYIYDLANAFNHFYHETKILTEEDPVRKEGFIALLVLTRDILETCIEVLGFQAPERM; encoded by the coding sequence ATGAATAAGATTCTTGATGTTATATCAGATGAGATGAAACGTGCCTTTGTGGCAGCAGGATATTCGAAGGAGTTGGGAAAGGTTACGTTATCGAATCGTCCCGACCTGTGTGAGTATCAGTGCAACGGAGCTATGGCAGGTGCGAAGCAATATAAAAAGGCGCCGATTATGATAGCGCAGGAGGTAGCAGGAGAGCTTACGGCGAGTGAAATATTTGAAGAAGTGAGCGCAGTGGCTCCCGGATTTTTGAATCTGAAGTTAAAGCCTAAATTTTTAAGAGATTATTTGCTACAGATGTCACATGAACCGAAGTTCGGTCTGGACATGCCTGTAAAGCCGAAGAAGATTGTGATCGACTACGGCGGTCCGAATGTGGCAAAGCCATTGCATGTAGGTCATCTTCGTTCAGCAATTATCGGTGAAAGTATTAAACGTATTGCAAGATATGCGGGTCACGAAGTGATTGGAGATATTCATCTGGGGGATTGGGGCTTGCAGATGGGATTGATTGTTACGGAATTGGAAGAGCGTTTCCCTGAACTTCCATATTTCGATGAAAGTTTTCAGGGAGAATATCCTAAAGAAGCTCCTTTTACGATTTCAGAACTGGAAGAGATATATCCTCTGGCAAGCGGCAAGTCCAAGGAAGATGCCGAGTATAGAACAAAGGCTATGAATGCCACCTTTAAGCTCCAAAATGGAGAGAGAGGTTATCGCGCTCTTTGGCAGCATATTCTCGATGTTTCGGTGGCTGACCTGAAGAAGAATTATCGTAATTTGAATGTAGAGTTCGACCTATGGAAAGGGGAATCGGATGTTCATGATCTCATTCCTCATATGGTAGAAGATATGAAGGCAGGGGGCTATGCCTATATTAGTGAAGGAGCCCTTGTTGTGGATGTGAAGGAGGAGACGGATACGAAAGAAATTCCTCCCTGTATGATTTTAAAATCCGACGGCGCAGCCTTATATAATACGACAGATCTTGCGACCATCAGGGAGCGTATGGACCAGATACATCCGGATGAACTTATCTATGTGGTGGACAAGCGTCAGGATCTGTACTTCGAACAAGTATTTCGTTGTGCGAGAAAGACGAAACTTGTGGAACCTGAGACAGAGTTGAAGTTTCTCGGATTCGGTACGATGAATGGCAAGGATGGAAAGCCCTTTAAGACAAGGGAAGGCGGAGTTATGCGCCTAGAGTCTTTGTTGACGGAAATCAATGAAGAAATGTATAAGAAAATAACGGATAACCGGACAGTCGATGAAGATGAGGCGAGAGATATCGCACGTATTGTAGCACTTTCAGCAGTAAAATACGGTGATTTATCCAATCAGGCTTCCAAAGATTATATCTTTGATATCGATAGGTTCACTTCCTTTGAAGGGGATACGGGCCCATATATTCTCTATACGATTGTTCGTATTAAATCGATTTTAAGCAAATACAAGGATATGGGCGGCTCTTTAGTGGAAGTGATGCTCCAGGAGCCGGCAAGTGAATCCGAAAAGGGTCTGATGCTTCAGTTGGTAAGCTTCAATGCCATGATGGAGAGCGCGAATGAAGAGATTGCTCCTCATAAAGTATGTTCCTATATTTATGATTTAGCGAATGCTTTCAACCATTTCTATCATGAAACAAAGATTTTGACAGAAGAAGATCCTGTAAGAAAAGAAGGCTTTATCGCGCTTCTTGTTCTTACAAGAGATATTCTGGAAACCTGTATTGAAGTGCTCGGATTCCAGGCACCGGAGAGAATGTAG
- a CDS encoding epoxyqueuosine reductase QueH encodes MGVGKEGITKVINYAKELDKIIEQQKSEKGGERRSLLLHSCCAPCSSYVMEYLREYFDLTVFFYNPNITEDKEYRRRVEEQKRLIEAYNEQVESGTFDSMNSTVNARKIEVIEGDYEPGLFFELSKGLEQCPEGGERCFRCYELRLLRTAQLATEKGFDYFTTTLTISPMKNAGKLNEIGQEMAVKYGSSFLPSDFKKKNGYKRSVELSGQFDLYRQNYCGCVYSRVESEKRARQAAAQVVEGR; translated from the coding sequence ATGGGAGTCGGAAAGGAAGGTATCACGAAAGTGATCAATTATGCGAAGGAATTAGACAAGATAATAGAGCAGCAGAAAAGTGAAAAAGGAGGAGAGAGAAGGTCTCTTCTTCTTCATAGCTGCTGTGCGCCATGCAGTAGTTATGTGATGGAATATTTGCGTGAATATTTCGATCTGACTGTATTTTTTTATAATCCTAATATTACTGAAGATAAGGAATATCGCAGACGGGTGGAAGAGCAGAAACGTTTAATTGAAGCATATAATGAGCAAGTGGAAAGCGGAACCTTCGATTCGATGAATTCTACTGTAAATGCTCGTAAAATCGAAGTGATAGAAGGTGACTACGAGCCGGGCCTTTTCTTTGAATTGTCAAAAGGATTGGAGCAATGTCCGGAAGGCGGAGAAAGATGTTTCCGCTGTTATGAGTTGCGTCTTCTGAGAACAGCTCAGTTAGCTACGGAAAAGGGCTTCGATTATTTTACGACAACGCTTACGATAAGCCCCATGAAAAATGCGGGAAAGTTGAATGAAATCGGGCAGGAAATGGCTGTAAAATATGGTTCGTCTTTCCTCCCTTCCGACTTTAAGAAGAAAAATGGTTATAAAAGATCCGTCGAGCTTTCCGGGCAGTTCGATCTGTACCGGCAAAATTATTGCGGATGCGTCTACTCGAGAGTGGAGAGTGAGAAGAGAGCAAGACAGGCAGCAGCACAAGTAGTCGAGGGAAGATAA